In Curtobacterium sp. L6-1, a genomic segment contains:
- the rpsA gene encoding 30S ribosomal protein S1 — protein MTTTTTKAPKQVAINDIGSADDFLAEVEKTLKFFNDGDLISGTVVKIDRDEVLLDVGYKTEGVIPSRELSIKHDVDPNEVVNVGDEVEALVLQKEDKEGRLILSKKRAQYERAWGDVEKIKESDGVVTGTVIEVVKGGLIVDIGLRGFLPASLIELRRVRDLTPYLGQELEAKILELDKNRNNVVLSRRALLEQTQSESRTTFLNNLHKGQVRKGVVSSIVNFGAFVDLGGVDGLVHVSELSWKHIEHASEVVEVGQEVTVEILEVDLDRERVSLSLKATQEDPWQVFARTHAIGQIAPGKVTKLVPFGAFVRVADGIEGLVHISELSNKHVELAEQVVSVGDEVFVKIIDIDLDRRRISLSLKQANEGVDPESTEFDPALYGMPTEYDDKGDYKYPEGFDPETNEWLEGYDTQREEWERQYAAAQSRWEAHKAQVAKSLTEEAQGGFDLPAASSSFTSETTGAGTLADDASLAALREKLSSTN, from the coding sequence ATGACAACCACCACGACCAAGGCTCCCAAGCAGGTCGCCATCAACGACATCGGCTCGGCTGATGACTTCCTGGCCGAGGTCGAGAAGACCCTGAAGTTCTTCAACGACGGAGACCTCATCTCCGGCACCGTCGTGAAGATCGACCGCGACGAGGTCCTCCTCGACGTCGGTTACAAGACCGAGGGCGTCATCCCCTCGCGCGAGCTCTCGATCAAGCACGACGTCGACCCCAACGAGGTCGTCAACGTCGGTGACGAGGTCGAGGCCCTGGTCCTCCAGAAGGAGGACAAGGAAGGCCGCCTGATCCTGTCGAAGAAGCGTGCACAGTACGAGCGTGCATGGGGCGACGTCGAGAAGATCAAGGAGTCCGACGGCGTCGTGACCGGTACGGTCATCGAGGTCGTCAAGGGCGGTCTCATCGTCGACATCGGCCTCCGCGGCTTCCTCCCGGCGTCGCTCATCGAGCTCCGCCGCGTCCGCGACCTGACGCCGTACCTCGGTCAGGAGCTCGAGGCGAAGATCCTCGAACTCGACAAGAACCGCAACAACGTGGTCCTCTCGCGTCGCGCCCTGCTCGAGCAGACGCAGTCCGAGTCGCGCACCACCTTCCTCAACAACCTCCACAAGGGCCAGGTCCGCAAGGGCGTCGTCTCGTCGATCGTCAACTTCGGTGCGTTCGTCGACCTCGGCGGCGTCGACGGTCTCGTCCACGTCTCCGAGCTCAGCTGGAAGCACATCGAGCACGCCAGCGAGGTCGTCGAGGTCGGTCAGGAAGTCACCGTCGAGATCCTCGAGGTGGACCTGGACCGCGAGCGCGTGTCGCTCTCGCTCAAGGCCACGCAGGAAGACCCGTGGCAGGTCTTCGCCCGCACCCACGCGATCGGTCAGATCGCGCCGGGCAAGGTCACGAAGCTCGTGCCGTTCGGTGCCTTCGTCCGCGTCGCGGACGGCATCGAGGGTCTCGTGCACATCTCGGAGCTCTCGAACAAGCACGTCGAGCTCGCCGAGCAGGTCGTGTCCGTGGGCGACGAGGTGTTCGTCAAGATCATCGACATCGACCTCGACCGTCGCCGCATCTCGCTCAGCCTCAAGCAGGCCAACGAGGGCGTCGACCCGGAGAGCACCGAGTTCGACCCGGCGCTCTACGGCATGCCGACCGAGTACGACGACAAGGGTGACTACAAGTACCCTGAGGGCTTCGACCCGGAGACCAACGAGTGGCTCGAGGGCTACGACACCCAGCGCGAGGAGTGGGAGCGTCAGTACGCTGCTGCGCAGTCCCGCTGGGAGGCCCACAAGGCCCAGGTCGCGAAGTCGCTCACCGAAGAGGCGCAGGGTGGCTTCGACCTCCCGGCCGCGTCCTCCTCGTTCACGAGCGAGACGACCGGCGCCGGCACCCTCGCCGACGACGCGTCCCTCGCGGCGCTCCGCGAGAAGCTCAGCTCGACCAACTGA
- the coaE gene encoding dephospho-CoA kinase: MRIIGLTGGIAAGKSTVSKRFAEHGAVVVDADRLAREAVAPGSPGLHAVRARFGDAVVDADGSLDRAALGAIVFADPAARKDLEAITHPEVWRLARERFDAAAAADPDAVVVYDVPLLAEASGTRPLRFDAVVVVDAPAAVRVERMVAHRGMAREDAERRVAAQATDAERLALANHVVDATGTVEDTLRSADEVWARLVG; the protein is encoded by the coding sequence GTGCGCATCATCGGTCTCACGGGCGGCATCGCCGCGGGCAAGTCGACGGTCTCGAAGCGGTTCGCGGAGCACGGCGCGGTGGTGGTGGACGCCGACCGTCTCGCCCGCGAGGCGGTCGCCCCGGGTAGCCCGGGGCTGCACGCGGTGCGTGCGCGCTTCGGTGACGCCGTGGTGGACGCCGACGGGTCGCTCGACCGCGCAGCGCTCGGCGCGATCGTGTTCGCGGACCCCGCGGCACGCAAGGACCTCGAGGCGATCACCCACCCCGAGGTGTGGCGTCTCGCCCGGGAACGGTTCGACGCCGCAGCCGCAGCGGACCCCGATGCCGTCGTGGTCTACGACGTCCCACTGCTCGCCGAGGCGTCGGGCACGCGGCCGCTGCGCTTCGACGCCGTCGTCGTGGTGGACGCACCCGCTGCCGTCCGGGTGGAGCGCATGGTGGCGCACCGGGGGATGGCGCGCGAGGACGCCGAGCGGCGTGTGGCGGCGCAGGCGACCGACGCCGAGCGGCTGGCCCTCGCCAACCACGTCGTCGACGCGACGGGCACGGTGGAGGACACGCTCCGCTCGGCGGACGAGGTCTGGGCGCGACTGGTCGGCTGA
- the uvrB gene encoding excinuclease ABC subunit UvrB yields the protein MGVAVEPTRAIRPFEVISEYSPSGDQPAAIAELAGRINAGETDVVLLGATGTGKSATTAWLIEQVQRPTLVLAHNKTLAAQLANEFRGLLPNNAVEYFVSYYDYYQPEAYVPQTDTFIEKDSSVNAEVERLRHSTTNSLLSRRDTVVVSTVSCIYGLGTPEQYMNASVALHIGQTISRDQLVRKFVSMQYQRNDVDFARGTFRVRGDTLEIIPMYEEHAIRIEMFGDEIEALSSLHPLTGNVIDDLPAVSIFPASHYVADTDVMHRAITSIKDELAERLAELEGQGKLLEAQRLRMRTTFDIEMMEQIGFCSGIENYSRHMEGRGPGEAPHCLIDYFPDDFLVVIDESHVTVPQIGAMYEGDASRKRTLVEHGFRLPSAMDNRPLKWEEFLDRVGQKVFLSATPGEYELGITDSVVEQIIRPTGLVDPEIVIKPSDGQIDDLLEEIKQRSEKDERVLVTTLTKRMAEELTDFLGNAGVRVRYLHSDVDTLKRVELLTELRQGVYDVLIGINLLREGLDLPEVSLVAILDADKEGFLRSSTSLIQTIGRAARNVSGQVLMYADKMTDSMKQAIEETDRRREKQVAYNLEHGIDPQPLRKKIADITEVLNRESDDTRELLERRGGGVRDGRRAPTPSLRREGIAGEGATQLEATIADLNDQMLQAAAELKFELAARLRDEVQDLKKALRQMEAAGHVS from the coding sequence ATGGGAGTTGCCGTAGAGCCCACGCGTGCCATCCGACCCTTCGAGGTCATCAGCGAGTACTCGCCCAGCGGCGACCAGCCCGCTGCGATCGCCGAGCTCGCCGGGCGCATCAACGCCGGTGAGACCGACGTCGTGCTGCTCGGTGCCACCGGTACGGGCAAGTCCGCGACGACCGCGTGGCTCATCGAGCAGGTGCAGCGCCCGACCCTCGTGCTCGCGCACAACAAGACCCTGGCGGCACAGCTCGCCAACGAGTTCCGCGGGCTGCTGCCGAACAACGCGGTCGAGTACTTCGTCTCGTACTACGACTACTACCAGCCCGAGGCGTACGTGCCGCAGACGGACACCTTCATCGAGAAGGACTCGTCCGTCAACGCCGAGGTCGAGCGGCTCCGGCACTCGACGACCAACTCGCTCCTCAGCCGCCGTGACACCGTCGTGGTTTCCACCGTGTCGTGCATCTACGGTCTCGGCACGCCGGAGCAGTACATGAACGCCTCGGTGGCGCTGCACATCGGGCAGACGATCTCCCGCGACCAGCTCGTGCGCAAGTTCGTGAGCATGCAGTACCAGCGCAACGACGTCGACTTCGCCCGCGGCACCTTCCGGGTGCGCGGCGACACGCTCGAGATCATCCCGATGTACGAAGAGCACGCCATCCGCATCGAGATGTTCGGCGACGAGATCGAAGCGCTCTCGTCGCTGCACCCGCTGACCGGCAACGTCATCGACGACCTGCCCGCGGTGTCGATCTTCCCCGCGTCGCACTACGTCGCCGACACCGACGTCATGCACCGGGCAATCACCTCGATCAAGGACGAACTGGCCGAGCGCCTGGCCGAACTCGAGGGCCAGGGGAAGCTGCTCGAGGCCCAGCGCCTGCGGATGCGCACCACGTTCGACATCGAGATGATGGAGCAGATCGGGTTCTGCTCGGGCATCGAGAACTACTCCCGGCACATGGAGGGTCGTGGTCCGGGGGAGGCGCCGCACTGCCTCATCGACTACTTCCCGGACGACTTCCTCGTGGTCATCGACGAGTCGCACGTCACCGTGCCGCAGATCGGCGCGATGTACGAAGGCGACGCCTCGCGCAAGCGCACGCTCGTCGAGCACGGGTTCCGCCTGCCGAGTGCGATGGACAACCGCCCGCTCAAGTGGGAGGAGTTCCTCGACCGCGTCGGGCAGAAGGTGTTCCTCTCGGCGACACCGGGCGAGTACGAACTCGGCATCACCGACAGCGTGGTCGAGCAGATCATCCGCCCCACCGGTCTGGTCGACCCCGAGATCGTCATCAAGCCGAGCGACGGACAGATCGACGACCTGCTCGAGGAGATCAAGCAGCGCTCCGAGAAGGACGAGCGTGTCCTCGTCACCACGCTGACCAAGCGCATGGCCGAGGAACTGACGGACTTCCTCGGGAACGCCGGCGTCCGTGTGCGGTACCTGCACTCCGACGTCGACACCCTCAAGCGCGTTGAGCTCCTGACCGAGCTCCGCCAGGGCGTGTACGACGTGCTCATCGGCATCAACCTGCTCCGTGAAGGGCTCGACCTGCCGGAGGTCTCGCTGGTCGCGATCCTCGACGCCGACAAGGAGGGCTTCCTCCGCTCGTCGACGTCGCTCATCCAGACGATCGGTCGTGCCGCGCGCAACGTGTCCGGTCAGGTGCTCATGTACGCCGACAAGATGACCGACTCGATGAAGCAGGCCATCGAGGAGACCGACCGCCGTCGCGAGAAGCAGGTCGCGTACAACCTCGAACACGGCATCGACCCGCAGCCGTTGCGCAAGAAGATCGCCGACATCACCGAGGTGCTCAACCGCGAGAGCGACGACACGCGCGAACTGCTCGAGCGCCGGGGTGGTGGCGTCCGGGACGGCCGTCGCGCCCCGACGCCCTCCCTGCGCCGCGAGGGCATCGCCGGCGAGGGTGCGACCCAGCTCGAGGCGACCATCGCGGACCTCAACGACCAGATGCTGCAGGCCGCGGCCGAGCTCAAGTTCGAGCTCGCCGCGCGGCTCCGCGACGAGGTCCAGGACCTCAAGAAGGCACTGCGACAGATGGAGGCCGCCGGCCATGTCAGCTGA
- a CDS encoding SDR family NAD(P)-dependent oxidoreductase — protein MSADAATPADRPATDGRQRTVVVTGASAGLGYQAAEQLAAAGHRVVLATRNPERAAAAERSIRQHVPGAALDHLHLDLADLASVRAAATELADRGPVHAVLNNAGVVGSRARQSTAQGHELQTGTNHLGHFAWTGLVLPLLQATGGRVVHLGSISHRWVTLDRRDPLGAGRYNGYRQYARSKLAVMLFGFELAQRLADAGSAVTSVVAHPGLALDALTPPRPEVTVAREEPAWIGAGQRWVAQGKDAGAVPLVHATTGDDVRSGEYWGPDGWFQLRGGAAVVPAEPRAHDRGEAARLWAASEAASGVAFALDALV, from the coding sequence ATGTCAGCTGACGCGGCCACGCCCGCCGACCGACCGGCGACGGACGGTCGGCAGCGGACCGTCGTCGTGACCGGGGCCAGCGCCGGGCTCGGGTACCAGGCCGCCGAACAGCTGGCTGCCGCGGGGCACCGCGTCGTCCTCGCGACCCGGAACCCGGAGCGGGCAGCAGCGGCCGAGCGGAGCATCCGGCAGCACGTCCCCGGTGCAGCGCTCGACCACCTGCACCTCGACCTGGCCGACCTCGCATCCGTCCGTGCCGCGGCGACCGAGCTCGCCGACCGCGGCCCCGTGCACGCGGTCCTCAACAACGCCGGCGTGGTCGGGTCCCGAGCACGCCAGTCCACGGCCCAGGGGCACGAGCTCCAGACCGGCACGAACCACCTCGGCCACTTCGCCTGGACGGGCCTGGTCCTGCCGCTGCTGCAGGCGACCGGTGGACGGGTGGTCCACCTCGGTTCGATCTCGCACCGCTGGGTCACGCTGGACCGCCGCGACCCGCTCGGTGCCGGTCGGTACAACGGCTACCGGCAGTACGCGCGGAGCAAGCTCGCGGTGATGCTGTTCGGGTTCGAGCTCGCCCAGCGGCTCGCCGACGCCGGGTCCGCGGTCACGAGCGTCGTGGCGCACCCCGGGCTCGCCCTCGACGCGTTGACACCGCCCCGGCCCGAAGTGACCGTCGCCCGCGAGGAGCCGGCCTGGATCGGTGCCGGACAGCGCTGGGTCGCGCAGGGCAAGGACGCCGGAGCGGTCCCGCTCGTGCACGCCACGACCGGCGACGACGTCCGGTCGGGGGAGTACTGGGGACCCGACGGGTGGTTCCAGCTCCGCGGCGGGGCAGCCGTCGTCCCCGCCGAGCCCCGCGCGCACGACCGGGGCGAAGCGGCACGGCTGTGGGCGGCGAGCGAGGCGGCCTCCGGTGTCGCGTTCGCTCTGGACGCACTCGTCTGA
- the uvrA gene encoding excinuclease ABC subunit UvrA — translation MTITSDRGTAMSDPDDFDEPSDLHFPGGTAPHDTSTLSVRGARVHNLRDVDLEIPRDSLVVFTGLSGSGKSSLAFDTIFAEGQRRYVESLSAYARQFLGQVDRPDVDFIEGLSPAVSIDQKSTNRNPRSTVGTITEVYDYMRLLWARIGIPHCPVCGEVISKQSVQQIADQLMTQESGTRFQVLAPIVSKKKGEFVDLFQELAASGYARAIVDGERVQLSNPPTLKKQVKHDISVIVDRLVAGDDILGRLTDSLETALRLTNGTVAIDLVDHEGPGAVRLYSENLSCPNNHPLALTEIEPRTFSFNAPFGACPECSGLGTRMSVDPDLVLGDPEASLADGVLLPWTGTSGLYSYFEKLLAGLGKELGFRLDTPWNQLPSSVQAAILTGKDFEVSVSWKNRFGREMRYTSGFEGVMPYIERKFAEAETDSQRQRFQGYLREVPCPVCDGTRLKPEVLAVTVDGRSIADVTDMALDDAYGFMNEITLTTREAHIAAAVLREIRARLEFLLEVGLNYLTLARGAGGLSGGEAQRIRLATQIGSGLTGVLYVLDEPSIGLHQRDNRRLIDTLVKLKDLGNTLIVVEHDEDTIRTADWVVDIGPGAGVNGGNVVHSGSYADMIENRESITGDYLAGRRAIEMPAERRKVNRKRVITVQGARANNLKDVDVDFPLGVFTAVTGVSGSGKSTLVNDILYKVLANQLNGARHIAGKHTRVKGLDQLDKVVHVDQAPIGRTPRSNPATYTGVFDRIRQLFAETQEAKTRGYQPGRFSFNVKGGRCENCSGDGTIKIEMNFLPDVYVACEVCGGARYNRETLQVHYKGKSISEVLDMPISEAAEFFEPISAIHRYMQTLVDVGLGYVRLGQSATTLSGGEAQRVKLATELQRRSNGRTVYVLDEPTTGLHFEDVRKLLLVLQSLVDKGNTVITIEHNLDVIKSADWLIDMGPEGGSGGGTVLATGTPEHVADVPESHTGVFLREILDAQDARVGKERSVGARRAGAEKAGAR, via the coding sequence ATGACCATCACCTCTGACCGCGGAACCGCCATGTCCGACCCGGACGACTTCGACGAGCCCTCGGACCTGCACTTCCCCGGCGGCACGGCACCACACGACACGTCGACGCTGAGCGTCCGTGGCGCGCGCGTGCACAACCTCCGGGACGTCGACCTCGAGATCCCGCGGGACTCGCTCGTCGTGTTCACCGGGCTGTCCGGTTCCGGCAAGTCCTCGCTGGCGTTCGACACGATCTTCGCCGAGGGCCAGCGGCGCTACGTCGAGTCCCTGTCGGCGTACGCCCGTCAGTTCCTCGGACAGGTCGACCGGCCGGACGTCGACTTCATCGAGGGCCTGTCGCCCGCCGTGTCGATCGACCAGAAGTCGACGAACCGCAACCCGCGGTCGACCGTGGGCACGATCACCGAGGTCTACGACTACATGCGTCTGCTCTGGGCGCGCATCGGCATCCCGCACTGCCCCGTCTGCGGCGAGGTCATCAGCAAGCAGAGCGTGCAGCAGATCGCCGACCAGCTCATGACGCAGGAGTCCGGCACCCGCTTCCAGGTCCTCGCGCCCATCGTCTCGAAGAAGAAGGGCGAGTTCGTCGACCTCTTCCAGGAGCTCGCGGCGTCCGGGTACGCGCGTGCGATCGTCGACGGGGAGCGCGTCCAGCTCAGCAACCCGCCGACGCTCAAGAAGCAGGTCAAGCACGACATCTCGGTCATCGTCGACCGCCTCGTCGCCGGGGACGACATCCTCGGACGGCTGACCGACTCGCTCGAGACGGCGCTCCGCCTGACCAACGGCACGGTGGCGATCGACCTCGTCGACCACGAGGGCCCCGGCGCGGTCCGGCTCTACTCCGAGAACCTCTCCTGCCCGAACAACCACCCGCTGGCGCTCACCGAGATCGAGCCGCGGACGTTCTCGTTCAACGCGCCGTTCGGTGCCTGCCCGGAGTGCTCGGGCCTCGGCACGCGCATGTCGGTGGACCCGGACCTGGTGCTCGGCGACCCGGAGGCATCCCTCGCCGACGGTGTGCTGCTGCCCTGGACCGGGACGAGCGGCCTGTACTCGTACTTCGAGAAGCTGCTCGCCGGTCTCGGCAAGGAGCTCGGCTTCCGGCTCGACACCCCGTGGAACCAGCTGCCGTCGTCCGTGCAGGCGGCGATCCTGACCGGCAAGGACTTCGAGGTCTCGGTCTCGTGGAAGAACCGGTTCGGCCGTGAGATGCGCTACACGAGCGGGTTCGAGGGCGTCATGCCCTACATCGAGCGGAAGTTCGCCGAGGCCGAGACCGACTCGCAGCGCCAGCGCTTCCAGGGCTACCTGCGCGAGGTGCCCTGCCCGGTCTGTGACGGCACCCGCCTCAAGCCCGAGGTCCTCGCCGTGACGGTCGACGGCCGCAGCATCGCCGACGTCACGGACATGGCGCTCGACGACGCCTACGGCTTCATGAACGAGATCACCCTGACCACGCGTGAGGCGCACATCGCGGCAGCGGTCCTGCGCGAGATCCGGGCACGACTCGAGTTCCTGCTCGAGGTGGGCCTCAACTACCTCACCCTCGCGCGCGGGGCGGGCGGGCTCTCCGGTGGCGAAGCGCAGCGCATCCGGCTCGCCACGCAGATCGGCTCGGGGCTCACGGGTGTGCTCTACGTCCTCGACGAGCCGAGCATCGGTCTGCACCAGCGCGACAACCGTCGTCTCATCGACACCCTGGTCAAGCTGAAGGACCTCGGCAACACGCTCATCGTGGTCGAGCACGACGAGGACACCATCCGGACCGCGGACTGGGTCGTCGACATCGGACCGGGCGCGGGCGTCAACGGCGGCAACGTCGTCCACTCGGGCTCCTACGCCGACATGATCGAGAACCGCGAGTCGATCACGGGCGACTACCTGGCCGGGCGGCGGGCGATCGAGATGCCGGCCGAGCGCCGGAAGGTCAACCGCAAGCGCGTCATCACCGTGCAGGGTGCCCGGGCGAACAACCTCAAGGACGTGGACGTCGACTTCCCGCTGGGCGTCTTCACCGCGGTCACCGGGGTGAGCGGCTCCGGCAAGTCGACCCTGGTCAACGACATCCTGTACAAGGTGCTCGCCAACCAGCTCAACGGTGCCCGGCACATCGCGGGCAAGCACACCCGGGTGAAGGGCCTCGACCAGCTCGACAAGGTCGTGCACGTCGACCAGGCCCCGATCGGGCGCACCCCGCGCTCGAACCCGGCCACGTACACGGGCGTCTTCGACCGGATCCGCCAGCTGTTCGCCGAGACGCAGGAGGCGAAGACCCGCGGCTACCAGCCCGGACGCTTCAGCTTCAACGTCAAGGGGGGCCGCTGCGAGAACTGCTCCGGTGACGGCACGATCAAGATCGAGATGAACTTCCTGCCCGACGTCTACGTCGCGTGCGAGGTCTGCGGGGGTGCTCGCTACAACCGCGAGACGCTGCAGGTGCACTACAAGGGCAAGAGCATCTCCGAGGTCCTGGACATGCCCATCAGCGAGGCGGCCGAGTTCTTCGAGCCGATCTCCGCGATCCACCGGTACATGCAGACCCTCGTCGACGTCGGGCTCGGCTACGTCCGGCTCGGTCAGAGCGCGACGACCCTGTCCGGTGGCGAGGCGCAGCGCGTCAAGCTCGCGACCGAGCTCCAGCGCCGGTCGAACGGCCGCACCGTGTACGTGCTCGACGAGCCGACGACGGGTCTGCACTTCGAGGACGTGCGCAAGCTCCTCCTCGTCCTGCAGAGCCTGGTCGACAAGGGCAACACCGTCATCACGATCGAGCACAACCTCGACGTCATCAAGTCGGCGGATTGGCTCATCGACATGGGCCCCGAGGGTGGTTCGGGCGGTGGCACGGTCCTCGCGACGGGCACCCCGGAGCACGTCGCCGACGTCCCGGAGAGCCACACCGGTGTCTTCCTGCGCGAGATCCTCGACGCGCAGGACGCCCGGGTCGGCAAGGAGCGGTCGGTGGGCGCACGCCGGGCAGGTGCAGAGAAGGCAGGTGCTCGCTAG
- the uvrC gene encoding excinuclease ABC subunit UvrC translates to MADTVPWRPKAGEIPTDPGVYRWRDGTGRVLYVGKAKNLRARLSNYFAPLPTLHERTRRMVLTARSVEWTTVGSEIEALQLEYTWIKEFDPPFNVKFRDDKSYPYMAITMADEAPRVMVTRNRKIKGAKYFGPYPKIWAVHDTIDLMIKVFPIRTCSESSYKRAMQTGKPCFPGQIGKCGGPCSQRVTIEEHRALVEEFVRFMGSYDRRVITRLRQRMAASADAMEYEQAARFRDQVEALEAVLEKSAVVLKDSVDLDLFGIAEDELAAAVQLFSVRGGRIRGVRGWVVDKELDISTGELVEQIVQGVYADGELVTSASADPTPGVANDGPPREVVVPALPDDAEALQQWLSDRRGGRGTKLSTAQRGDRAGLARTASQNAQQALMLYKTKRSADYTTRAAALADIQEALGMTEAPLRMECYDISHLQGTNVVASMVVFEDGLPRKDQYRRYTIAETTDDTDSMYQVLTRRLARLDEDAAVPDVPDVTGDDVVEGSKPTKRFAYRPQLLVVDGGQPQVAAAKRALDEAGVRNIALVGIAKRLEELWLPDDDFPVILPRNSEALFLIQRLRDEAHRFAITHQRTRRKRDVRSQLSEIPGLGPNRVAALLKHFGSVARLRQATAEEVAEVPGVGPATAAAVVRKLTTVPADAPETDSVASPASAASPASAASPASAAGPASPAGGVGPDGDGVPTGARFGSPGASAPSVGDGSDGDRRTGGPVRVPQATPDGPHLPA, encoded by the coding sequence GTGGCAGACACCGTCCCCTGGCGCCCCAAGGCGGGGGAGATCCCGACCGACCCGGGCGTCTACCGCTGGCGCGACGGAACCGGCCGGGTGCTCTACGTCGGCAAGGCGAAGAACCTCCGCGCGCGACTGAGCAACTACTTCGCGCCGCTGCCGACGCTGCACGAGCGCACCCGCCGCATGGTGCTCACCGCGAGGAGCGTCGAGTGGACCACGGTCGGCTCCGAGATCGAGGCGCTGCAGCTCGAGTACACCTGGATCAAGGAGTTCGACCCGCCCTTCAACGTCAAGTTCCGGGACGACAAGTCGTACCCGTACATGGCGATCACGATGGCCGACGAGGCGCCGCGGGTGATGGTGACCCGCAACCGGAAGATCAAGGGCGCGAAGTACTTCGGGCCGTACCCGAAGATCTGGGCGGTGCACGACACCATCGACCTGATGATCAAGGTCTTCCCGATCCGGACGTGTTCCGAGTCGTCGTACAAGCGCGCCATGCAGACGGGCAAGCCCTGCTTCCCGGGCCAGATCGGCAAGTGCGGCGGTCCGTGCTCGCAGCGCGTGACGATCGAGGAGCACCGTGCGCTCGTCGAGGAGTTCGTCCGGTTCATGGGCAGCTACGACCGCCGGGTGATCACGCGCCTCCGGCAGCGGATGGCGGCCTCCGCCGACGCGATGGAGTACGAGCAGGCCGCTCGGTTCCGCGACCAGGTCGAGGCGCTGGAGGCCGTGCTCGAGAAGTCCGCCGTCGTGCTCAAGGACTCGGTCGACCTCGACCTGTTCGGCATCGCCGAGGACGAGCTCGCCGCCGCCGTGCAGCTCTTCTCGGTCCGTGGCGGCCGCATCCGCGGTGTCCGCGGCTGGGTCGTCGACAAGGAGCTCGACATCAGCACGGGCGAGCTCGTCGAGCAGATCGTGCAGGGCGTCTACGCCGACGGGGAGCTCGTCACCTCGGCGAGTGCCGACCCGACGCCCGGTGTGGCGAACGACGGGCCGCCCCGCGAGGTCGTCGTGCCGGCGCTGCCGGACGACGCCGAGGCGCTCCAGCAGTGGCTCAGCGACCGCCGGGGTGGCCGCGGCACGAAGCTCAGCACCGCCCAGCGCGGCGACCGCGCCGGTCTCGCCCGGACCGCCTCGCAGAACGCCCAGCAGGCGCTCATGCTCTACAAGACGAAGCGCTCGGCCGACTACACCACGCGCGCCGCCGCCCTCGCGGACATCCAGGAAGCGCTCGGCATGACCGAGGCGCCGCTCCGGATGGAGTGCTACGACATCTCGCACCTGCAGGGCACGAACGTCGTGGCGTCGATGGTCGTCTTCGAGGACGGCCTGCCGCGCAAGGACCAGTACCGTCGCTACACGATCGCCGAGACCACCGACGACACCGACAGTATGTACCAGGTGCTCACCCGGCGCCTGGCCCGGCTGGACGAGGACGCGGCGGTCCCGGACGTGCCCGACGTCACGGGCGACGACGTGGTCGAGGGGTCGAAGCCCACGAAGCGCTTCGCGTACCGCCCGCAGCTCCTCGTCGTCGACGGTGGGCAACCGCAGGTCGCGGCGGCGAAGCGAGCACTCGACGAGGCCGGAGTCCGTAACATCGCCCTCGTCGGCATCGCGAAGCGGCTGGAGGAGCTCTGGCTGCCGGACGACGACTTCCCGGTGATCCTGCCGCGCAACTCCGAGGCGCTGTTCCTCATCCAGCGCCTCCGTGACGAGGCACACCGCTTCGCCATCACCCACCAGCGCACGCGCCGCAAGCGGGACGTCCGCTCGCAGCTGTCCGAGATCCCGGGGCTCGGTCCGAACCGCGTGGCAGCACTGCTCAAGCACTTCGGGTCGGTCGCGCGCCTGCGCCAGGCCACCGCGGAGGAGGTCGCCGAGGTCCCGGGCGTCGGGCCCGCGACGGCGGCGGCGGTCGTCCGGAAGCTGACGACGGTCCCCGCCGACGCCCCGGAGACGGACAGCGTCGCCAGCCCCGCCAGTGCAGCCAGCCCCGCCAGTGCAGCCAGCCCCGCCAGTGCGGCCGGCCCCGCCAGCCCCGCGGGTGGCGTCGGTCCCGACGGTGACGGTGTCCCGACGGGCGCGCGCTTCGGCTCGCCCGGTGCGTCCGCACCGTCGGTCGGGGACGGCAGTGACGGCGACCGACGGACGGGAGGCCCGGTGCGCGTCCCGCAGGCGACCCCCGACGGGCCGCACCTGCCCGCATGA